In Manis pentadactyla isolate mManPen7 chromosome 11, mManPen7.hap1, whole genome shotgun sequence, one DNA window encodes the following:
- the LOC118909840 gene encoding olfactory receptor 11G2-like: MKISNTPNNSSTISGFILLGFPCPKEGQILLFVLFSVVYLLTLMGNGSIICAVSWDQRLHTPMYILLANFSFLEIWYVTSTVPNMLANFLSDTKIISYSGCFLQFYFFFSLGSTECFFLAVMAFDRYLAICWPLHYPTLMTGRLCTKLVVSCWVLGFLWFLVPIIVISQMSFCGSRIIDHFLCDPGPLLALTCTRAPVIELTSSTLSSLLLFVPFLFIVGSYALVLCAVLRVPSASGRRKAFSTCGSHIAVVSLFYGSVMVMYVSPTTEHEAGMQKIVTLFYSVVTPFINPVLYSLRNKDMKHAMKKLLRI; the protein is encoded by the coding sequence ATGAAAATCTCCAACACCCCGAACAACTCCAGCACCATCTCTGGCTTCATCCTCCTGGGCTTCCCTTGCCCCAAGGAGGGGCAGATCCTCCTCTTTGTGCTCTTCTCTGTGGTTTACCTCCTCACCCTCATGGGCAATGGTTCCATCATCTGTGCTGTGAGCTGGGATCAGAgactccacacccccatgtacatCCTGCTTGCCAACTTCTCCTTCCTGGAAATCTGGTATGTCACCTCCACTGTCCCCAATATGCTGGCCAACTTCCTCTCTGACACCAAGATCATCTCCTACTCTGGCTGCTTTCTCCAGTTCTACTTTTTCTTCTCCTTGGGTTCTACAGAATGCTTTTTCCTGGCTGTTATGGCATTTGATCGATACCTTGCCATCTGCTGGCCTCTGCATTACCCTACTCTTATGACTGGACGTCTCTGCACCAAACTTGTGGTCAGCTGCTGGGTACTTGGTTTTCTCTGGTTCCTGGTTCCTATCATTGTTATTTCCCAAATGTCCTTTTGTGGATCCAGGATCATCGACCACTTCCTGTGTGATCCAGGTCCTCTATTGGCCCTCACCTGTACCAGAGCCCCTGTAATAGAGTTAACTAGCTCTACCTTAAGCTCTCTGCTCTTATTTGTTCCCTTTCTCTTTATCGTGGGTTCCTATGCTCTGGTCCTATGTGCTGTATTGAGGGTCCCTTCAGCTTCTGGACGAAGAaaggctttctccacttgtgGGTCCCACATCGCTGTGGTTTCTCTTTTCTATGGCTCAGTGATGGTCATGTATGTGAGCCCAACAACCGAGCATGAAGCTGGAATGCAGAAGATAGtgactttgttttattctgtagttACTCCATTCATTAACCCTGTATTATACAGTCTGAGGAACAAAGATATGAAACATGCTATGAAGAAATTATTAAGAATATAA